One window of Streptomyces sp. NBC_00273 genomic DNA carries:
- the cobT gene encoding nicotinate-nucleotide--dimethylbenzimidazole phosphoribosyltransferase — protein sequence MTDTGQVPGEGLPDSAGMVDQQSVPAPVQIPAPIPAGYAFQDLMDNPAEPEDEELLLMPSGQGAWSDPQVVPQAPAFPAAPQLGEPQMYPDPSYAAAPAYPEAPAAYTEFPPPVFPDGGYSAGAHETGGRDSGALDLGGLVVPPPAVPAAPVAPAAPVRRPLHMGPPMPEANGGVVRSLADRGPAAAPAQAVPMAAVSTPSASLPLRQAGPPTTGPEYLDVPRAEAAPAPAAQLGEIPPQAGAPWTPEPAAEPAPAPAEAAAQPVEPEPEPVPAPAETAVQPEPVVAEPLQPEPLAAPPQPQPEPIAVQPVAVDPEPEPEPQPEPVAAVVAEPVQPEPAAEAQPEVEPEPVAQAEPIAAPPVAVEPQPEPVVPAPPVVAVAPEPVQPEPVVEAQPEPESAPEPQPESAPEPVQPQAVQPEQPEAPAEPAPAQPEVAPEPVLAEQPEAQPETEPTTPTEAAAPTEAAEAAAPAEAAAQGEPAVDVPAEPAAGEPAPGYADAEREAVLRVMRERRDIRKGFRTDPIPHEVLLRVLEAAHTAPSVGHSQPWDFVVIRSAETRRTMHELAQRQREAYAKSLPKGRAKQFKELKIEAILDTPVNIVVTADPTRGGRHTLGRHTQPQMAPYSSALAVENLWLAARAEGLGVGWVSFFDEREMVRELGLPEHLEVVAYLCVGYVDEFPEEPELAQAGWSQRRPLSWVVHEETYGRRALPGEEPHDLLSETVASIRPLDAKALGEAWERQKRMTKPAGALGMLEIISAQLSGLSRVCPPPIPEPAAVAIFAGDHGVHAQGVTPWPQEVTTQMVANFLGGGAVCNAFANQVGAEVCVIDVGVAGDLPATPGLLPRKVRPGTADLSTGPAMTREEAVAAIEVGIETARDLVAAGNKALLTGEMGIANTTVSAALISVFTGVDPAEVTGRGTGINDETHARKVEVVRRALELHQPDPADPIGVLAAIGGLEHAAIVGLLLGGASLRTPVILDGVSAGAAALVARAIAPESLSACIAGHRSAEPGHVAALNKLGLRPLVDLDLRLGEGTGALLALPLVQSAARAMHEVATFDSAGVTEK from the coding sequence ATGACTGACACCGGCCAGGTCCCGGGCGAGGGTCTCCCGGACAGCGCGGGCATGGTGGATCAGCAGAGCGTCCCCGCTCCGGTCCAGATCCCGGCACCGATTCCCGCTGGCTACGCCTTCCAGGACCTCATGGACAACCCGGCCGAGCCGGAGGACGAGGAACTGCTGCTGATGCCGAGCGGCCAGGGCGCGTGGAGCGACCCGCAGGTCGTCCCGCAGGCCCCCGCCTTCCCCGCCGCGCCCCAGCTCGGCGAGCCGCAGATGTACCCGGACCCGTCCTACGCCGCCGCGCCCGCCTACCCCGAGGCCCCGGCCGCGTACACCGAGTTCCCCCCGCCCGTGTTCCCCGACGGCGGCTACAGCGCGGGCGCGCACGAGACGGGCGGCCGTGATTCCGGCGCGCTCGACCTCGGCGGGCTCGTCGTCCCGCCCCCGGCGGTCCCCGCGGCCCCGGTGGCTCCCGCGGCCCCCGTCCGGCGCCCCCTGCACATGGGCCCGCCCATGCCCGAGGCCAACGGCGGAGTCGTACGCTCCCTCGCTGACCGCGGCCCGGCCGCCGCGCCCGCCCAGGCCGTTCCGATGGCCGCCGTGAGCACCCCGTCGGCGTCCCTCCCGCTGCGCCAGGCGGGACCCCCGACCACGGGACCCGAATACCTGGACGTCCCGCGCGCCGAGGCCGCCCCGGCCCCCGCGGCCCAGCTGGGCGAGATCCCGCCGCAGGCCGGTGCCCCGTGGACGCCGGAGCCGGCGGCGGAGCCCGCCCCGGCCCCCGCCGAGGCCGCGGCGCAGCCCGTGGAGCCGGAGCCGGAGCCCGTCCCGGCCCCCGCGGAAACGGCGGTCCAGCCCGAGCCGGTGGTGGCCGAGCCGCTGCAGCCGGAGCCCCTCGCGGCCCCGCCGCAGCCGCAGCCGGAACCGATCGCGGTCCAGCCGGTTGCAGTGGATCCCGAGCCCGAGCCCGAGCCCCAGCCCGAGCCGGTGGCGGCCGTCGTGGCCGAGCCGGTCCAGCCGGAGCCCGCTGCCGAAGCACAGCCGGAGGTCGAGCCGGAGCCGGTGGCCCAGGCCGAGCCGATCGCGGCCCCGCCGGTGGCCGTGGAGCCGCAGCCCGAGCCCGTCGTCCCCGCCCCGCCGGTGGTGGCCGTGGCGCCCGAGCCGGTCCAGCCGGAGCCGGTCGTCGAGGCGCAGCCGGAACCCGAGTCCGCGCCCGAGCCCCAGCCCGAGTCCGCGCCCGAGCCGGTCCAGCCGCAGGCCGTCCAGCCCGAGCAGCCCGAGGCCCCGGCGGAGCCGGCCCCGGCACAGCCCGAGGTCGCCCCGGAGCCGGTCCTGGCGGAGCAGCCCGAGGCACAGCCGGAGACCGAGCCCACCACCCCCACCGAGGCCGCTGCCCCCACCGAGGCCGCCGAGGCCGCTGCCCCCGCCGAGGCCGCCGCCCAGGGCGAGCCCGCGGTGGACGTTCCGGCCGAGCCCGCCGCGGGCGAGCCGGCCCCCGGCTACGCCGACGCCGAGCGCGAAGCCGTCCTGCGCGTCATGCGCGAGCGTCGCGACATCCGCAAGGGTTTCCGTACCGACCCGATCCCGCACGAGGTGCTGCTCCGCGTCCTGGAGGCGGCCCACACCGCCCCCAGCGTCGGCCACTCGCAGCCCTGGGACTTCGTCGTCATCCGCTCCGCCGAGACCCGCCGGACGATGCACGAGCTCGCCCAGCGCCAGCGCGAGGCGTACGCGAAGTCGCTGCCCAAGGGCCGGGCGAAGCAGTTCAAGGAACTCAAGATCGAGGCCATCCTCGACACCCCGGTGAACATCGTCGTCACCGCCGACCCCACCCGGGGCGGACGCCACACCCTCGGCCGGCACACCCAGCCGCAGATGGCCCCGTACTCCTCGGCCCTCGCCGTCGAGAACCTCTGGCTCGCCGCGCGCGCCGAAGGCCTCGGCGTCGGCTGGGTCAGCTTCTTCGACGAGCGCGAGATGGTCCGCGAGCTGGGCCTGCCCGAGCACCTCGAAGTCGTCGCCTACCTCTGCGTCGGCTACGTCGACGAGTTCCCCGAGGAGCCCGAGCTGGCCCAGGCCGGCTGGTCGCAGCGCCGCCCGCTCTCCTGGGTGGTCCACGAGGAGACCTACGGCCGCCGCGCGCTGCCCGGCGAGGAGCCGCACGACCTGCTCTCGGAGACGGTCGCCAGCATCCGCCCGCTCGACGCGAAGGCCCTGGGCGAGGCCTGGGAGCGCCAGAAGCGCATGACCAAGCCCGCCGGGGCCCTCGGCATGCTGGAGATCATCTCCGCCCAGCTGTCCGGCCTCTCCCGGGTCTGCCCGCCGCCGATCCCGGAGCCGGCCGCGGTCGCGATCTTCGCCGGTGACCACGGCGTGCACGCCCAGGGCGTCACCCCGTGGCCGCAGGAGGTCACCACCCAGATGGTGGCCAACTTCCTGGGCGGCGGAGCGGTCTGCAACGCCTTCGCCAACCAGGTCGGCGCCGAGGTCTGCGTGATCGACGTCGGCGTCGCGGGCGACCTCCCCGCCACCCCCGGCCTCCTGCCCCGCAAGGTCCGCCCCGGCACGGCCGACCTCTCCACCGGCCCGGCCATGACCCGCGAGGAAGCCGTCGCGGCCATCGAGGTCGGCATCGAGACGGCCCGCGACCTGGTGGCGGCCGGCAACAAGGCCCTCCTCACCGGCGAGATGGGCATCGCCAACACCACGGTCTCGGCGGCCCTGATCTCGGTCTTCACCGGGGTGGACCCGGCCGAGGTCACCGGTCGCGGCACGGGCATCAACGACGAGACGCACGCCCGCAAGGTCGAGGTCGTCCGCCGTGCCCTGGAGCTCCACCAGCCCGACCCGGCGGACCCGATCGGCGTCCTGGCGGCCATCGGCGGCCTGGAGCACGCGGCCATCGTCGGCCTGCTCCTCGGCGGCGCGTCGCTGCGCACCCCGGTGATCCTGGACGGCGTCAGCGCCGGAGCCGCCGCCCTGGTGGCCCGTGCCATCGCCCCCGAGTCCCTGTCGGCGTGCATCGCGGGCCACCGCAGCGCCGAGCCGGGCCACGTCGCCGCGCTCAACAAGCTGGGCCTGCGCCCGCTGGTCGACCTGGACCTCCGCCTCGGCGAGGGCACGGGCGCCCTGCTCGCCCTCCCCCTGGTCCAGAGCGCGGCCCGCGCGATGCACGAGGTCGCCACGTTCGACTCGGCGGGCGTCACGGAGAAGTAG
- a CDS encoding serine/threonine-protein kinase produces MAMMRLRREDPRVVGSFRLHRRLGAGGMGVVYLGSDRRGQRVALKVIRPDLAEDQEFRSRFAREVSAARRIRGGCTARLVAADLEAERPWFATQYVPGPSLHDKVAEEGPLTAAQIAAVGAALSEGLVAVHEAGVVHRDLKPSNILLSPKGPRIIDFGIAWATGASTLTHVGTAVGSPGFLAPEQVRGAAVTPATDVFALGATLAYAATADSPFGHGSSEVMLYRVVHEEPHLQGVPDALAPLVRACLAKDPEERPSTLQLSMRLKEIAAREAQGLSDGRPPAQRARVERPTGRLPEAERIGGAEEYPGRRTERRTGGSTTPRAQGGSPSGPHSRPSSSRNPQHPGGPSSRPPSGRTGGRPAPRTTGTGRRPSRPDPKLMRQRLIVFVVVTLIVALGIAAAQKL; encoded by the coding sequence ATGGCGATGATGCGGCTCCGGCGCGAGGACCCGCGTGTCGTCGGCTCGTTCAGACTGCACCGGCGGCTCGGAGCCGGCGGCATGGGCGTGGTCTACCTGGGATCGGACCGGCGCGGGCAGCGTGTCGCGCTCAAGGTCATCCGGCCGGATCTGGCCGAGGACCAGGAGTTCCGCTCGCGGTTCGCCCGTGAGGTGTCCGCCGCCCGGCGGATCCGGGGCGGGTGCACCGCGCGCCTGGTGGCCGCGGACCTGGAGGCCGAGCGCCCCTGGTTCGCGACCCAGTACGTGCCCGGGCCTTCGCTGCACGACAAGGTGGCCGAGGAAGGCCCCCTGACGGCCGCGCAGATCGCCGCCGTGGGCGCCGCGCTCTCCGAGGGCCTGGTGGCCGTCCACGAGGCGGGGGTCGTGCACCGCGACCTCAAGCCCTCGAACATCCTGCTGTCGCCCAAGGGCCCCCGGATCATCGACTTCGGCATCGCCTGGGCCACGGGAGCGAGCACCCTCACCCATGTGGGTACGGCCGTCGGCTCCCCCGGGTTCCTCGCACCCGAGCAGGTGCGCGGCGCCGCCGTCACCCCGGCCACCGACGTCTTCGCCCTGGGCGCCACCCTGGCCTACGCGGCCACCGCCGACTCGCCCTTCGGGCACGGCAGTTCCGAGGTCATGCTGTACCGCGTGGTGCACGAGGAGCCGCACCTCCAGGGGGTCCCGGACGCGCTGGCGCCCCTGGTGCGGGCCTGCCTCGCCAAGGACCCCGAGGAGCGGCCCAGCACGCTCCAGCTGTCCATGCGGCTCAAGGAGATCGCGGCCCGCGAGGCGCAGGGGCTCTCCGACGGGCGTCCGCCGGCCCAGCGGGCCCGGGTCGAGCGGCCGACCGGACGGCTGCCCGAGGCGGAGCGGATCGGCGGGGCCGAGGAGTACCCCGGCCGGCGTACGGAGCGTCGTACGGGCGGCAGCACCACGCCCCGGGCCCAGGGCGGCTCCCCGAGCGGTCCGCACTCGCGGCCCTCGTCCTCGCGCAACCCGCAGCACCCCGGCGGGCCGTCCTCCCGGCCGCCCTCGGGGCGTACGGGGGGCCGTCCGGCCCCCAGGACGACGGGGACGGGACGGCGCCCCTCGCGGCCGGATCCGAAGCTGATGCGGCAGCGGCTGATCGTGTTCGTCGTGGTGACGCTGATCGTGGCGCTGGGCATCGCGGCGGCCCAGAAGCTGTAG
- the cobA gene encoding uroporphyrinogen-III C-methyltransferase, with the protein MAETPAYPVGLRLAGRRVVVIGGGQVAQRRLPALIAAGADVLLISPSATPSVDAMAETGEIRWERRRYQDGDLADAWYALIATQNREDNERASAEAERERVWCVRADDASAATAWTPATGRIEGVTVAVLTGNDPRRSAAVRDAVVEGLRDGTLTAPAHRHKATPGVALVGGGPGDPDLITVRGRRLLAEADVVIADRLGPRDLLDELPPHVEVIDAAKIPYGRFMAQEAINNALIEHAKAGKAVVRLKGGDPYVFGRGMEELQALAEAGIPCTVVPGISSSISVPGAVGIPVTHRGVAHEFTVVSGHVGPDDPRSLVDWASLAKLTGTLVILMGVDKIGLIAEALVRHGRSADTPVAVIQEGTTATQRRVDATLATVGETVRAEEVRPPAVIVIGEVVRVNGPGDRTPPTTSA; encoded by the coding sequence ATGGCCGAAACCCCCGCCTACCCCGTCGGTCTCCGACTCGCCGGCCGCCGCGTCGTCGTCATCGGCGGCGGCCAGGTCGCGCAGCGCCGCCTTCCCGCGCTCATCGCGGCCGGCGCCGACGTCCTGCTGATCTCGCCCTCCGCCACCCCCTCCGTGGACGCCATGGCCGAAACCGGCGAGATCCGCTGGGAGCGCCGCCGCTACCAGGACGGTGACCTCGCCGACGCCTGGTACGCGCTGATCGCCACCCAGAACCGCGAGGACAACGAGCGGGCCTCCGCCGAGGCCGAGCGCGAGCGCGTCTGGTGCGTCCGCGCCGACGACGCCTCCGCCGCCACCGCCTGGACCCCCGCGACCGGCCGCATCGAAGGCGTCACCGTCGCCGTGCTGACCGGCAACGACCCCCGCCGCTCCGCGGCCGTCCGCGACGCCGTCGTCGAGGGCCTGCGCGACGGCACCCTCACCGCTCCCGCCCACCGGCACAAGGCCACCCCCGGCGTGGCCCTCGTCGGCGGCGGCCCGGGCGACCCGGACCTGATCACCGTGCGCGGCCGCCGCCTCCTCGCCGAGGCCGACGTGGTCATCGCCGACCGGCTCGGCCCCCGGGACCTGCTCGACGAGCTCCCGCCGCACGTCGAGGTCATCGACGCCGCGAAGATCCCGTACGGCCGGTTCATGGCCCAGGAGGCCATCAACAACGCCCTGATCGAGCACGCCAAGGCCGGCAAGGCGGTGGTCCGGCTCAAGGGCGGCGACCCGTACGTCTTCGGCCGCGGCATGGAGGAGCTCCAGGCCCTCGCCGAGGCCGGCATCCCCTGCACCGTCGTCCCCGGCATCTCCAGCTCCATTTCGGTGCCCGGCGCCGTCGGGATCCCGGTCACCCACCGAGGCGTGGCCCACGAGTTCACCGTCGTCAGCGGCCACGTCGGCCCCGACGACCCGCGCTCGCTCGTGGACTGGGCCTCCCTCGCCAAGCTCACCGGCACCCTGGTGATCCTGATGGGCGTCGACAAGATCGGCCTGATCGCCGAGGCGTTGGTGCGCCACGGCCGCTCCGCGGACACCCCCGTCGCGGTGATCCAGGAGGGCACCACCGCCACCCAGCGCCGGGTGGACGCCACCTTGGCCACGGTCGGCGAGACCGTGCGCGCCGAAGAGGTCCGCCCGCCGGCCGTCATCGTCATCGGCGAGGTCGTCCGCGTGAACGGACCGGGCGACCGCACCCCGCCCACCACCAGCGCCTGA
- a CDS encoding TrmH family RNA methyltransferase: protein MADLITVNDPDDPRLRDYTGLTDVELRRRREPAEGLFIAEGEKVIRRAKDAGYEMRSMLLSAKWVDVMRDVIDELPAPVYAVSPELAERVTGYHVHRGALASMQRKPLPTAEELLSTTRRVVVMEAVNDHTNIGAIFRSAAALGMDAVLLSPDCADPLYRRSVKVSMGAVFSVPYARLEAWPKSLDSVREAGFKLLALTPHEKATAIDVAAPQSLERVALMLGAEGDGLSTPALVAADEWVRIPMAHGVDSLNVGAAAAVAFYAVAQGRA, encoded by the coding sequence GTGGCTGATCTCATCACCGTCAACGACCCCGACGACCCGCGCCTGCGCGACTACACGGGCCTGACCGACGTCGAACTCCGGCGCAGGCGCGAGCCCGCGGAAGGCCTCTTCATCGCCGAGGGCGAGAAGGTCATCAGACGCGCCAAGGACGCCGGGTACGAGATGCGCTCGATGCTGCTCTCCGCCAAGTGGGTCGACGTCATGCGCGACGTCATCGACGAACTCCCGGCACCGGTCTACGCCGTGAGCCCCGAGCTCGCCGAGCGCGTCACCGGCTACCACGTGCACCGCGGGGCCCTGGCCTCCATGCAGCGCAAGCCGCTGCCCACGGCCGAGGAGCTGCTCTCCACGACCCGCCGCGTGGTCGTCATGGAGGCGGTCAACGACCACACCAACATCGGGGCCATCTTCCGCAGCGCCGCCGCCCTGGGCATGGACGCGGTGCTGCTGTCGCCCGACTGCGCGGACCCGCTCTACCGCCGCTCGGTGAAGGTCTCCATGGGAGCGGTGTTCTCCGTCCCCTACGCCCGCCTGGAAGCCTGGCCGAAGAGCCTGGACTCGGTGCGCGAGGCGGGCTTCAAGCTGCTCGCCCTCACCCCGCACGAGAAGGCGACGGCGATCGACGTGGCCGCGCCGCAGTCCTTGGAACGGGTCGCGCTGATGCTCGGCGCCGAGGGCGACGGCCTGTCCACGCCCGCGCTGGTCGCCGCCGACGAGTGGGTGCGCATCCCCATGGCGCACGGCGTGGACTCGCTGAACGTGGGCGCGGCCGCCGCGGTCGCCTTCTACGCGGTGGCCCAGGGCCGCGCCTGA
- the cbiE gene encoding precorrin-6y C5,15-methyltransferase (decarboxylating) subunit CbiE: MADRVTVIGWDGSPLTAGARSALSAATLVAGAAHHLALPEVPPTAERIRLGSVGLAARRIAGHRGTAVVFADGDPGFFGAVRVLRAPEHGLEVEVFPAVSSVATAFARAGMPWDDAQVVVAHPRTLRRAVNVCRAHAKVAVLTSPGAGPAELALLLEGVHRTFVVCEELGTDREQVSVLTSDKAADHSWRDPNVVIVIGGAGPAPADASWLLGQSAARSVDRGWAGPQADAGEGESAQLRAAQLARLGPRTGDLLWDIGAGSGGVAVDAAALGAAVIAVDADPAACDRITAAARERGVQLQTVAGRAPHVLENLPEPDVVRVGGGGAAVVAAVAERRPERIVSHASTRDEAEAIGRALAEHGYAVECALLQSVGLDTRTWAEQDRSVVFLLAAQRPATR, translated from the coding sequence ATGGCCGACCGGGTCACGGTGATCGGCTGGGACGGTTCGCCCCTGACCGCGGGCGCCCGGTCCGCGCTCTCCGCCGCCACCCTCGTGGCCGGCGCCGCACACCACCTCGCCCTCCCCGAAGTGCCGCCCACCGCGGAGCGCATCCGCCTGGGCAGCGTCGGCCTCGCCGCACGCCGCATCGCCGGCCACCGCGGCACCGCGGTGGTCTTCGCCGACGGGGACCCCGGCTTCTTCGGCGCCGTACGCGTCCTGCGCGCCCCGGAGCACGGCCTGGAAGTCGAGGTGTTCCCGGCGGTCTCCTCCGTGGCCACCGCCTTCGCCCGCGCCGGCATGCCCTGGGACGACGCCCAGGTCGTCGTCGCCCACCCCCGCACCCTGCGCCGCGCGGTCAACGTCTGCCGCGCCCACGCCAAGGTCGCCGTCCTCACCTCACCCGGCGCCGGCCCCGCGGAACTCGCGCTGCTCCTCGAAGGAGTTCACCGCACCTTCGTCGTCTGCGAGGAACTCGGCACGGACCGCGAGCAGGTGAGCGTCCTCACCTCCGACAAGGCCGCCGACCACAGCTGGCGCGACCCGAACGTCGTCATCGTCATCGGGGGCGCGGGACCGGCTCCCGCCGACGCGAGCTGGCTCCTCGGCCAGAGCGCCGCCCGGTCCGTCGACCGCGGCTGGGCCGGGCCGCAGGCCGACGCGGGAGAAGGCGAGTCCGCCCAGCTCCGCGCGGCCCAACTCGCCCGGCTCGGCCCGCGCACCGGCGACCTCCTCTGGGACATCGGTGCCGGATCCGGCGGCGTGGCCGTGGATGCGGCCGCCCTCGGCGCCGCCGTCATCGCGGTGGACGCCGACCCGGCCGCCTGCGACCGCATAACCGCCGCCGCCCGCGAGCGCGGAGTGCAGCTCCAGACCGTCGCCGGGCGCGCGCCGCACGTACTGGAGAACCTGCCCGAGCCCGATGTCGTCCGCGTCGGCGGTGGCGGCGCCGCCGTCGTCGCGGCCGTCGCCGAACGCCGCCCCGAACGGATCGTCAGCCACGCCTCCACCCGTGACGAGGCGGAGGCGATCGGCAGGGCACTCGCCGAACACGGTTACGCCGTTGAGTGCGCGCTGCTCCAGTCCGTCGGCCTGGACACCCGGACCTGGGCCGAACAGGACCGTTCCGTGGTGTTCCTCCTGGCAGCGCAACGCCCCGCCACGCGCTGA